One Candidatus Lokiarchaeota archaeon DNA segment encodes these proteins:
- a CDS encoding DUF3795 domain-containing protein encodes MGRTVEDISICGQRLCSQCDYHTGVIVDAAQNLLTYADRHGSMALIIENSTGYDYRSFMQVLQWFANQDEPCGGCRTGGGWSWWPDCPVRECCLSKEIYFCFKCGEFPCDALLEGDLLERKKNIIAANKIIGSIGVAEWLKRLKV; translated from the coding sequence ATGGGTAGAACCGTTGAAGACATATCGATATGCGGCCAACGTCTTTGCAGTCAGTGTGATTATCATACAGGTGTTATCGTGGATGCTGCCCAGAATCTTCTTACTTACGCAGATCGGCACGGATCTATGGCTCTTATAATAGAGAATTCCACGGGATATGACTACAGGAGCTTTATGCAGGTGCTTCAGTGGTTCGCAAATCAAGATGAGCCATGCGGGGGATGTCGAACCGGGGGCGGCTGGTCATGGTGGCCAGATTGTCCAGTTCGCGAGTGTTGCTTATCAAAGGAGATTTATTTCTGTTTCAAGTGCGGAGAATTCCCGTGTGATGCCCTCCTTGAAGGAGACTTGCTTGAACGAAAGAAGAACATCATTGCTGCTAATAAGATAATAGGATCAATTGGGGTTGCGGAGTGGCTTAAACGTCTTAAGGTCTGA
- a CDS encoding DUF488 family protein, translated as MSKMKIFTLGHSNRSLEEFMKLLEIDRIDILVDVRRFPHSRRHPQFNRENLRETLLSNDVDYKWMGESLGGFRDGGYEEYMKSDAFKQGIETIIELASDNVIALMCAEKDWTRCHREHISNHLAERGHEVIHILDETEKYTHPSLV; from the coding sequence ATGAGTAAGATGAAGATATTCACCCTTGGTCATTCTAACAGGTCGCTGGAGGAATTCATGAAACTCCTTGAAATCGACAGGATTGATATCTTAGTTGATGTCCGGCGGTTTCCGCATTCACGTAGGCACCCTCAATTCAACCGAGAAAACCTTAGAGAGACATTGCTGTCCAATGATGTGGATTACAAGTGGATGGGTGAATCGTTAGGAGGGTTTCGTGATGGAGGATATGAAGAATACATGAAGTCCGACGCTTTCAAACAAGGCATAGAAACCATTATTGAATTGGCTTCTGACAATGTCATTGCTCTCATGTGTGCGGAGAAGGACTGGACCCGTTGTCATCGGGAGCATATAAGCAACCATCTCGCAGAACGAGGCCATGAAGTAATCCACATTCTGGATGAGACAGAGAAATACACGCATCCGTCTCTGGTTTAG